TTCTCGCCGAGCAGGCTGGCCTGCTCCACGGCGGCGAAGGCGTTCGCGGGGAGCTCGATGTCGCCGTTGATCTCCATGGTGACCAGGGCGTGCCAGCCGTCGTCGGTGATCTCGATCTCGGTGACGCGGCCCACGGCCACGTCGTTGACCTTGACCGTCGAGTGCGGCACGAGGCTCAGCACGTCCTCGAACTCGGCGGTCACCTCGTACGGGTGGTCGCCGAGGTCGGCGCCGCCGGGCAGCGGCAGGTCCGCGACGGTCGGCAGCTCCGACAGGTTCACCGTGGAGACCGCGAAGACGACGGCCACCGCGAGGCCGGCGGCGCCGACCCCGATTCCGATCCTGGCTCCGCGCTTCATTGGCCGGACTCCTCGTCGAAGCGGTAGACGGAGCCCTCCACGGCCAGCGGCACCAACTGTGTCTGCGCGGAGTTCGTCACCGGGATCATGCTCACCTCGTTGAGGTTGGCGCGCGTGTCGAAGGTCTGGGTGGCGGGATTGTAGGCGTTGAGGACGTTGTCGAGGGCCAGCGGCGCGGTGTCCATCACCTCGGCCAGCGAGGCCCGCTGGTCGACGAGGGTCTGGGTGAGCGACGCGAGGTCGTTGACGTTGGCGGCCAGCGCCTCGCGGTTGTCGCCGATGAACGTCTCGACCTGCCCGAGGGCGGTGCCGAGCTGCTGGAGGGCCTGGCCGAGCTCGTCGCTGTCGTCCGAGAGGAAGCCGGCGACTTCGGCGAGCTGTTCCTCCGCCTGGCGCACGTCGTCGTCGTTCTCGTTCAGCATGCTGGTGAACCGCTGGAGGCTCTCGATGGTGCCGAAGAGCTCACCGCTGCTGTCGGCCAGCGTGCCGGCGGCGGCGCCGAACTGCTCGATGGTGGAGCCGAGCGCCGCGCCGTTGCCCTCCAGGTTCTCGGCGCCGACGTCGAGCATGTTGGACAGCGCGCCGTTCCGGTTGGCGCCCTCGGGGCCGAGCGCGTCGCTCAGCTCCGTCAGGCTGTCGTAGAGGTCGTCCACCTCCAGCGGCACGGCGGTCCGTTCGAGCGGGATGACCGCCTGGCTCTCCATCTCGGCGCCCTCGGTGTAGGCCGGGGTGAGCTGGATGTACCGGTCGGCCACGATGCTCGGGTAGATGACCAGGGCCTGGGCGTCCGCCGGGATCCGCACGCCGTCGTCGACGCTGAGCTTGACCCGGACCTGGGTGCCCTCGGGCTCCACGGCCTCCACCCTGCCGACCCTGACGCCCAGGACGCGGACGTCGGAGCCCTCGTGGACACCGACGGCCCGGTCGAAGAACGCGGTGACCGTCTTGCCGCCTCCGCCGCCGACGCTGATCAGGCCGGTGAAGCTGGCCAGCAGGAGGGCCAGCACGAGCCCGGCGAGGGACAGCAGGACGCTCTTGCGCTTCAGGACGCTCATCAGCGACCGCCTCCGGGCCTGGGCGGCACGCATCCGGACTCGGGTGCGGTGCCGGGGGGCATGTAACTGGACGGCACAAGGCCGCAGGCGTAGATGTCGAGCCATCGGCCGTTGCCGACGG
Above is a window of Streptomyces sp. NBC_01803 DNA encoding:
- a CDS encoding MCE family protein, producing MSVLKRKSVLLSLAGLVLALLLASFTGLISVGGGGGKTVTAFFDRAVGVHEGSDVRVLGVRVGRVEAVEPEGTQVRVKLSVDDGVRIPADAQALVIYPSIVADRYIQLTPAYTEGAEMESQAVIPLERTAVPLEVDDLYDSLTELSDALGPEGANRNGALSNMLDVGAENLEGNGAALGSTIEQFGAAAGTLADSSGELFGTIESLQRFTSMLNENDDDVRQAEEQLAEVAGFLSDDSDELGQALQQLGTALGQVETFIGDNREALAANVNDLASLTQTLVDQRASLAEVMDTAPLALDNVLNAYNPATQTFDTRANLNEVSMIPVTNSAQTQLVPLAVEGSVYRFDEESGQ